A segment of the Aquipuribacter hungaricus genome:
GCGACCTGGCCCATGGTGATGGCGGTCTGCACCCGGGTGTCCCGGCCGGCCTGCTCGAGGAAGTCCTGCAGCGCCAGGCAGTTCATGACGGTGCCGAGCATGCCCATGTAGTCGGCGCGGGCACGCTCCATGCCGCGCTGGGACAGCTCGGCCCCGCGGAAGAAGTTGCCGCCACCGACGACGATGCCGATCTGCACGCCCAGCGAGGCGGCGTCGGCGATCTCCTGGGCGACCCGGGAGATGACCTCCGGGTCGACCCCGACGCTGCCGCCGCCGAACGCCTCGCCCGACAGCTTGAGCAGGACGCGCCGGCCCCGGGGGTCCGGGGCCGGGGCGTCCGTCGCGGAGGACGGGTGGTGCTCCTCCGTCGTCACAGGCTCAGGAGCCGACCCGGAAGCGGGCGAAGCCCGTGGCGGTGAGGCCCGCCTCGGACAGCACGGCCGCGACGGTCTTCTTGTTGTCCTTGCTGTAGGCCTGCTCGAGGAGGACGTTCTCCTTGAGGTAGCCCTTGACGCGACCCTCGACGATCTTGGGCAGCGCCTGCTCGGGCTTGCCCTCGTTGACGGCGGTCTCGTGCGCGATGCGCCGCTCGGACTCCAGCGTCTCCTCCGGCACGTCCTGCACCGACAGCACGCTGGGCGACATCGCCGCGATGTGCAGCGCGACGTCGCGGGCCGTGGCCTCGTCGGTGCCGTCGACGGCGAGCAGCACGCCGATCTGCGGGGGCAGGTCGGGGCTGGTGCGGTGGAGGTAGGAGGCGACGTGGGCGCC
Coding sequences within it:
- the tsf gene encoding translation elongation factor Ts; the encoded protein is MLDVKKALDEAEGDSTKAMEILRVKGLKGITKREGRSASNGLVAAQVDGGTGVLVEVNCETDFVAKGDRFRDLAAQVLAAAVASGASDAAALAQAPVEGGTTVQALLDEGNATLGEKIEVRRVARLTGAHVASYLHRTSPDLPPQIGVLLAVDGTDEATARDVALHIAAMSPSVLSVQDVPEETLESERRIAHETAVNEGKPEQALPKIVEGRVKGYLKENVLLEQAYSKDNKKTVAAVLSEAGLTATGFARFRVGS